One region of Brachybacterium saurashtrense genomic DNA includes:
- a CDS encoding recombinase family protein, translated as MAFQLIMMGSVAQFERDLIRQRQGEGIAEARERGGCTGRPHSMDSMKVRELRNAALAGTPNAHDAREDGISRSARYRCLDTPMFQLEGPTQARPTG; from the coding sequence GTGGCTTTCCAGCTGATCATGATGGGCAGCGTCGCCCAGTTCGAGCGGGACCTGATCCGGCAGCGCCAGGGCGAGGGGATCGCAGAAGCGAGGGAGCGCGGCGGCTGCACGGGCCGTCCCCATTCCATGGATTCCATGAAGGTCCGCGAACTCCGCAACGCCGCACTGGCCGGTACTCCGAATGCTCACGACGCGCGTGAGGATGGCATCAGCCGTTCTGCACGGTACCGCTGTCTCGACACCCCCATGTTCCAGCTCGAAGGGCCAACGCAGGCACGCCCCACCGGATAA
- a CDS encoding DUF6308 family protein: MTIREAVAGIALDEAQRLAGEYFAPSEKFPGTRAYTGAHFDTFAQDENLTNTLTAPDLLAVQCLSVTVPPRAALGILGDSSQEISRLLSDIGPELSIEKIKNEKEFEKLLGDDSPAQELWNILRRNDRRDRRWGIGPTTASKIMARKRPHLIPIEDSVVNQVTGIGGKNSWRQWWEALREDEFLAERASSVRSHVGQTQLSTLRTLDIVLWKWGVENGRN; encoded by the coding sequence ATGACCATTCGTGAAGCTGTAGCAGGCATCGCCCTGGACGAGGCGCAGAGGCTCGCCGGTGAGTACTTCGCCCCCTCGGAGAAGTTCCCCGGGACGCGGGCCTACACAGGAGCGCACTTCGACACATTCGCGCAGGACGAGAACCTCACGAACACACTCACCGCCCCTGACCTCCTTGCCGTGCAGTGCCTCTCCGTGACCGTTCCCCCGAGGGCAGCGCTAGGGATTCTGGGAGATTCCTCCCAGGAGATCTCTCGTCTACTCTCCGACATCGGCCCCGAACTCTCGATCGAGAAAATCAAGAATGAGAAGGAGTTCGAGAAGCTCCTCGGTGACGATTCCCCGGCACAGGAGCTATGGAACATTCTTCGGCGCAACGACCGCCGTGACCGGCGATGGGGCATCGGCCCCACGACCGCGAGCAAGATCATGGCACGCAAGAGGCCCCACCTGATCCCCATCGAGGATTCAGTGGTCAACCAGGTCACGGGCATCGGAGGCAAGAACTCCTGGCGCCAGTGGTGGGAGGCGCTCCGGGAGGACGAGTTTCTCGCGGAACGTGCTTCATCTGTGCGTTCACACGTGGGCCAGACCCAGCTCTCCACACTCCGCACACTCGATATCGTGCTGTGGAAATGGGGTGTTGAGAACGGCAGGAACTGA
- a CDS encoding flavin-containing monooxygenase, whose product MKNTPISMEELHQLRSKYAQERDRRTRADGARQYLPASGEFGYYAKDPYTPRAEREPKTDQVEALVIGAGFGGLLSAGFLRGEGLDSIRLMDEAGDVGGTWYWNRYPGIHCDIESYVYMPLLEETGYIPTRRYAPGEEIRQHAMRIAHHYGLYDDFVPHTRATSLEWDENALEWVVDTDRGDHFRARFVITSSGTLTQPKLPGIPGIETFRGHTFHTSRWDYAYTGGTADGELTGLADKRVAVVGTGATGLQVVPHLAESARELFVFQRTPSTVDVRDNRDTDPEWAESLKPGWQQERMDNFLRVLSGAEVDEVLVQDGWTATTTLQRHILSGSVDDSLSDDDREIRDELDDAAAMNRLRARVDEVVHDRATAEALKPWYRYMCKRPGFSDHYLQAFNRPSVHLIDTADHQGITAMTDTSVVVGDETYEVDCIIFATGFETGVSGVVSGALAVAGRGGQQLLHAWAQGPRTLHGFFTHGFPNLFQIGAIHNANSVNFVHILQEQARHISSIISRAKAEGALWIEPSAEAEEEWVATVQETARDVSDFQARCTPSYYNAEGTQAITGFTYSPGPVAFHQLLDEWRGGDMSDVLVHHLGDRPSREAAFSGATSRILHDSQPRRSSLVPRVS is encoded by the coding sequence ATGAAGAACACCCCGATCAGCATGGAAGAGCTGCACCAGCTGCGCAGCAAGTACGCACAAGAGCGGGATCGCCGCACACGCGCCGACGGGGCACGCCAATACTTGCCCGCTTCAGGAGAGTTCGGCTACTACGCCAAGGACCCCTACACGCCTCGTGCGGAACGAGAGCCGAAGACCGACCAGGTCGAAGCACTCGTGATCGGCGCCGGGTTCGGAGGACTGCTGAGCGCAGGATTCCTGCGCGGCGAAGGACTCGACTCGATTCGACTGATGGACGAAGCGGGAGACGTGGGCGGGACCTGGTACTGGAATCGCTACCCTGGCATCCACTGCGACATTGAATCCTACGTCTACATGCCACTGCTCGAGGAGACCGGATACATTCCGACGCGCCGGTATGCTCCCGGCGAAGAGATCCGGCAGCATGCCATGCGTATCGCTCACCACTATGGCCTGTACGACGATTTCGTTCCTCACACCCGGGCGACGTCGCTCGAGTGGGACGAGAACGCACTGGAATGGGTTGTCGACACTGATCGTGGCGACCACTTCCGGGCCCGATTCGTCATCACGTCTTCCGGGACGCTGACTCAGCCGAAACTACCGGGGATCCCTGGCATCGAGACCTTCCGGGGCCACACTTTCCACACCAGCCGCTGGGACTACGCCTACACCGGCGGAACTGCTGACGGCGAGCTGACCGGCCTGGCTGACAAGCGCGTGGCTGTCGTCGGCACAGGAGCAACCGGGCTGCAGGTCGTGCCCCACCTGGCGGAGAGCGCTCGTGAGCTGTTCGTGTTCCAGCGCACCCCCTCGACGGTTGACGTACGGGACAATCGTGACACCGACCCCGAATGGGCGGAGTCATTGAAGCCCGGGTGGCAGCAGGAGAGGATGGACAACTTCCTCCGCGTCCTCTCCGGCGCGGAAGTCGACGAGGTCCTCGTCCAGGACGGCTGGACCGCAACCACAACCCTGCAACGGCACATTCTCTCTGGTTCTGTCGATGACTCCCTGTCGGATGACGACCGCGAGATCCGGGATGAGCTCGACGACGCCGCCGCGATGAACCGTCTTCGAGCCCGTGTCGACGAGGTAGTCCATGACCGTGCGACAGCAGAGGCGCTCAAGCCCTGGTACCGCTACATGTGCAAGCGTCCGGGGTTCAGCGACCACTACCTGCAGGCCTTCAACCGCCCCAGCGTGCACCTGATCGATACCGCTGATCACCAGGGAATCACCGCGATGACCGACACTTCCGTGGTCGTTGGAGACGAGACCTACGAGGTTGACTGCATCATCTTCGCCACGGGCTTCGAGACGGGAGTCTCTGGGGTCGTCTCGGGCGCACTTGCTGTGGCAGGCCGAGGCGGACAGCAGCTGCTGCATGCCTGGGCCCAGGGGCCGAGGACTCTGCACGGATTCTTCACCCATGGGTTCCCGAACCTCTTCCAGATCGGAGCGATCCACAACGCGAATTCGGTCAACTTTGTCCATATCCTGCAGGAACAGGCCCGACATATCAGCTCGATCATCTCTCGCGCCAAAGCCGAGGGAGCCCTCTGGATCGAACCCAGCGCCGAGGCCGAGGAAGAATGGGTCGCGACGGTCCAGGAGACGGCGCGCGATGTCTCGGACTTCCAGGCACGATGCACCCCTAGTTACTACAACGCGGAGGGCACACAGGCCATCACCGGGTTCACCTACTCCCCCGGTCCCGTGGCGTTCCACCAGCTGCTGGACGAGTGGCGCGGGGGCGACATGTCAGACGTCCTCGTGCACCACCTCGGCGACCGCCCCTCCCGCGAAGCGGCCTTCAGCGGAGCAACGTCAAGAATACTGCACGACAGTCAGCCACGACGGTCCTCGCTGGTGCCGCGCGTGTCCTGA
- a CDS encoding DUF3644 domain-containing protein, with amino-acid sequence MEETYMAPRPRWWHTLQAAKNEARLAVDLYNRQGNERQLEAFIVHMALAWLKLMQAHTEKTGGDLFVRNQRGQRVRSEDGEWQYKSARQLRRELLADNDPRRANIEFFTGLRNRVEHRHEGNIAALVAGRTQAHLLNFEATLVEWFGPDEALADELRFPLFVSSITQDAVSAVKRVRSQVPVPVMEWIQDFDAAIEPDVAQDQAFDFRIYLIPHKGPKTEADAAMTYVNASDLTDEQNAVVDQVRTIIREKQIPVADLGNLLPKQVVERVAVALRKPFTIHMHTQCWRHFRARPPTGASDPAATRAEFCRWNAAFKQYVFTEAWVNFLIRKLSDPDVYAKVTGAAPLTNENNGED; translated from the coding sequence ATGGAGGAGACCTACATGGCACCCCGCCCCCGTTGGTGGCACACGTTGCAGGCAGCCAAGAACGAGGCGCGCCTCGCGGTCGACCTCTACAACCGACAGGGCAACGAGCGCCAGTTAGAGGCTTTCATCGTGCACATGGCGCTGGCGTGGTTGAAGCTGATGCAAGCGCACACCGAGAAGACGGGCGGCGACCTGTTCGTGCGGAACCAGCGCGGGCAGCGTGTGCGTAGCGAGGACGGGGAGTGGCAGTACAAGTCCGCGCGGCAGTTGCGACGCGAGCTGCTGGCTGACAACGACCCCCGACGGGCGAACATCGAGTTCTTCACCGGCCTGCGTAACCGGGTGGAGCATCGTCACGAGGGCAACATCGCGGCCCTCGTCGCTGGACGCACCCAAGCGCACCTGCTGAACTTCGAGGCCACGTTGGTCGAGTGGTTCGGTCCGGACGAAGCTCTGGCGGACGAGCTGCGGTTCCCGCTGTTCGTCTCCTCGATCACCCAGGACGCCGTCTCAGCGGTGAAGCGGGTACGTAGCCAAGTACCAGTTCCGGTGATGGAGTGGATTCAAGATTTCGACGCCGCGATCGAGCCCGACGTCGCTCAGGACCAAGCCTTCGACTTCCGCATCTATCTCATCCCACACAAGGGACCCAAAACCGAGGCGGATGCCGCGATGACCTACGTCAACGCGAGCGATCTCACCGACGAGCAGAACGCTGTGGTGGACCAGGTACGCACAATCATCAGGGAGAAGCAGATCCCGGTCGCCGACCTCGGGAACCTTCTTCCAAAACAGGTCGTTGAGCGGGTAGCCGTAGCGCTTCGCAAACCGTTCACCATCCACATGCATACGCAGTGCTGGCGCCACTTTCGGGCGCGACCGCCGACCGGCGCGAGCGATCCCGCTGCCACCCGTGCTGAGTTCTGCCGCTGGAACGCTGCCTTCAAGCAGTACGTGTTCACCGAAGCCTGGGTGAACTTCCTCATCCGCAAGCTAAGTGATCCGGACGTCTACGCGAAGGTCACCGGTGCGGCTCCCCTGACGAACGAGAACAACGGTGAGGACTAG